In Toxoplasma gondii ME49 chromosome II, whole genome shotgun sequence, the genomic stretch TCCACGCCGACCTGCGACGCCAACTTGTGGGGAAGGCCCTCGAGGAGTTCGAAGGGCCTCACCACGGTCGCCTCAAGCCCCTTGAGGAAgctctgtgtctccacaAACTTGCTCTATCGAGAGTAAATCAcaggcgaaaaaagaaagaagaaaacagataCCATATTGCCTGTAGTATCTGTGCTACGTAGATACAAAATGTTCAACAGGTTCGGCGTTTGCCATAGCTATCAGCTTGACTAGGCTCTGCTTACACAGTCGAACGTGGATCCTGTGAACGAAGACCTTGCAGATCTGACCCAGGCGTCCGCCTCGTAGGCTGAAATACTGGCCTAAAGTAGCTTATGAATactccttttttctccagacAGGGCAAATGTGGAGATTATAACGCGAGGTCTGAGACCCGGGAGGCAGTCCACAACGAGTCCAGAGATTCCGATGTCTTCAGGCAGGAAAACGGAAAGgggttctcttcttctctacaTCGCCTTACTCTTCTGctgttcctgtctctctttttatGCTCGTGCCGTTCTGTGCGTTTTTGAGACTTCCACGAAAGGGACCAGGAAGCTCTGGTCTCCACGCAAACTGAATAGACAGGGAAAGGGCAGTATACCTGTGATGCTGAACAAAACGCCATTTGGTGGACCCTTAAGTACCGAATGtatttttcctttctttctgtctgcctgttcttcttgtttctttgtcgTCTTGCTTTCCTGTATTCTGTGCTCATTGCCTCCCTCCGGATTCTTCTGCATTGCCTGCGTTTGTTCtcgtgcgttttcttcttaGCTTGGACCGCTCAAGGGTCTCGTGAAAGAGCTGGATGCAACGTTCGAgatgctgtctctgcacttcCAAAGCGACCTTTCCTGTCCCTCGactttccctctctctcagcCGTCTGATTCTCCTCAAGGTCAATCTGCTCCTGCTGGAGACTCAGTTCTTCCgtgttctccctctgtctctttctctccttcctcttcttcttcttcctcttcttcttcctcttcttcttcgtgttctccctcttcttcgtctgctgctgctgcgggCTCCGCTTCTCCAACTAGCCAATGGGGTGTATCGGGAGGTCCCGAGAGCGTCCCACGTCTGCCCCTCCAGAGTCTTCGCTCTCAACAAAGGCCTGTTTTTGTGCAAAAGCCGCAGGTCTCTACGCAGGCTGCCTTTCCTCAGCATCAAGGGACAGGGTCGGGGGAAGAACGGAACCAAcgcgcagaggaagagaagacacacttTCTGCCGGGAGGGTTCCATGACGACCGCGCTCACTCGCCTCGGGTCCGCGTCCAGCTCCAGGAAGAGCGcctcaggagagaagagaaacggaagaaagagacagaagaagacatcgAACGCAAACAACGCAAAGAAGTGAGCAGACCAACGGTCCAGTGACGACGGATTAATTTGACCAAGAACATCTTTATACATCTACTCAGCCTGTACATCACGCACACacgaacacacacacatgcatacacacacacacacacaactctctctctgaatacatacatacatatatatatatatatatgtatatatatatatatatatgcatatgtgtatgtgtatgcatacgTAGGTATGTACAGACTTTCTGCACTTGCATATGGCTAGGAGTACATTTGTATAGATGCACGTGAACACTTTGCTTGCATAGGAGAAACGATGGTGAGACGCCCTGAAAAGTATCGACAAGACCACGAAGAGCCTCAAACGGATAGAGTCACAAAGGACCTGAAGATCTTCAGAAAATAGGACTCCATGGCTGTATGCAACCCAGGAGAGCGACATTTCTGTCTTTTTACGGAAGTTGTTTTTCAGACGCGGCCTGCTCGGATCAGCTGGTGCATCACCGCAAGCCTAGAACGAACGAACATGCTTAAGCGACCGAGTTGAACTCTGCGAGCATCTCAGACACGCTGGAAACTGTGAATGTCATTTTCCTTCATCAGAGGCGCTCTTCATCGACGCTTTATGGTGTATGTTTCGGCGCCTAAACAGTTTTAGTCTGAACAGAAAGCGACAGCTTCTGCAGTGTGcgtccttccctctccacaGAAAGGTGTGTTTGAAACAGGGCTTGGCCTATGTTTTTcatgcctctctctgccacGATAGAGCCTCGCATTTTTACACCAACTAGGAGAGAAACTGCGGCGACaggcagacgacgaggaggctGACGGGgcctttttcgcttctctggaaCACCTTGAAGAGCACAAGAAAAaatctgtctctgtctcgccttcttctttccccacTCCACCCTTTGCACACTCCAGTGGGGAGCTGGGACTTACGCCTCCCGTTTTGTGGCTGCAACAGTCGCTTTTCCGGTGAGTAGACTTTCTGGGTTAAAACTCGAATAAACTCATCTCACTGTTCTCTTCACCCCTGCATATAAAGAAATAGTCTGTCTCGAACGttcatgtacatatacatacatatgtatacttatatatatatatatgtgcatgccGGTACTAATATTTACGTATCTGCATTCCTTTATAAACGGGCATGTATACGTagttacatatatatgtatatgcacacTAATATATGTATTCCTTTATAAAAAAATGCATGGATGCCTATATCCGTGCATCTACCATTATCTGAacatatatgtgcatatacgTTTATGGGAGTATTTACCTTTGTACCTAATTGCGTACGCGTACAGATCCACACATTTTTGTATGCGTTTACATTAGAATTTGAACATAGTTTTCTTCACGGTTTTTATTGTGTAGATTGAGCGTGGAAGCATGACGTTGGTTACGCTGCTCGAGAGGGGAAGCATTTAGACACGAAGAACGAAagcctccttctccgttgATCGTCCTCTCGGCTTACTTCCGTATCCCGGTTTCGGCTTTGTTTGTGAGCATCCATCTGTACACACTCAAGGAATTAAGTG encodes the following:
- a CDS encoding hypothetical protein (encoded by transcript TGME49_297488); its protein translation is ALFLELDADPRRVSAVVMEPSRQKVCLLFLCALVPFFPRPCPLMLRKGSLRRDLRLLHKNRPLLRAKTLEGQTWDALGTSRYTPLASWRSGARSSSRRRRGRTRRRRGRRRGRRRRGRRERDRGRTRKN